One Qipengyuania aurantiaca genomic region harbors:
- a CDS encoding tryptophan halogenase family protein, whose product MGMAIEHIVIVGGGTAGWMAAAALSRIRDGRDLKITLVESEQIGTVGVGEATIPPFVEFQNALDIDEREMMAAVQGTFKLGIQFANWGQVGESYIHPFGDYGYELGGISFHQVWHAMRERGDRRPLQVFNLETMAAHFGKFMRSQDYGRDDLPPMNYAYHIDATAYARFLRGYAEKRGVVRREGLVKNVALHPETGFVTGITLDDGEEIEGDFFVDCSGFRGLLIEQALETGYEEWTKFLPCDRAVALPCNRDDGSPPPPFTKATAHKAGWQWQVPLQTRNGNGHVYCSEFMEADEAHDILTQNLAGKPTADPNHLRFVTGRRKKFWNKNVVALGLASGFMEPLESTSIHLINTGVNKLIATLSLDGVTEAQASTYNRLTNKEYERIRDFLVLHYKVTRRDDSEFWNYVRTMDVPDTLTEKIEIFKANGQVFREEDELFTTTSWAAVMLGQGITMDGTSPMAAGVIDGVAKEVDEMERSIKWLVQQMPGHDQYLQRYCPTTVKAA is encoded by the coding sequence ATGGGCATGGCTATCGAACATATCGTAATCGTCGGCGGCGGGACGGCAGGATGGATGGCGGCGGCCGCGCTGTCGCGCATTCGTGACGGCCGCGATCTCAAGATCACCTTGGTCGAATCCGAACAGATTGGCACGGTCGGCGTAGGTGAGGCGACGATCCCGCCCTTCGTCGAATTCCAGAACGCGCTCGATATCGACGAGCGCGAGATGATGGCGGCGGTGCAGGGCACCTTCAAGCTGGGCATCCAGTTCGCCAATTGGGGCCAGGTCGGCGAGAGCTATATCCACCCCTTTGGTGACTATGGTTACGAGCTTGGCGGCATCAGTTTTCACCAGGTCTGGCACGCCATGCGCGAGCGCGGTGACAGGCGGCCGCTGCAGGTTTTCAACCTCGAGACGATGGCAGCCCATTTCGGCAAGTTCATGCGCTCGCAGGACTATGGCCGCGACGATTTGCCGCCGATGAACTACGCCTACCACATCGATGCGACCGCCTATGCCCGCTTCCTGCGCGGCTATGCGGAAAAGCGCGGCGTGGTGCGGCGCGAAGGGCTGGTGAAGAATGTCGCGCTGCATCCCGAAACAGGTTTCGTGACCGGCATCACGCTCGACGATGGCGAAGAGATCGAAGGCGATTTCTTCGTCGATTGCTCGGGCTTTCGCGGACTGCTGATCGAACAGGCACTGGAGACAGGCTATGAGGAATGGACCAAGTTCCTCCCCTGCGACCGCGCCGTGGCGCTGCCTTGCAACCGCGACGACGGTTCGCCGCCGCCGCCCTTCACCAAGGCCACCGCGCACAAGGCCGGCTGGCAGTGGCAGGTTCCCTTGCAGACCCGCAACGGCAATGGTCATGTCTATTGCAGCGAGTTCATGGAAGCGGACGAGGCGCACGACATCCTTACCCAGAACCTCGCCGGCAAGCCGACCGCCGATCCCAACCACCTGCGGTTCGTAACGGGACGCCGCAAGAAGTTCTGGAACAAGAACGTGGTCGCCCTCGGCCTTGCCTCGGGCTTCATGGAGCCGCTGGAATCGACCTCGATCCACCTCATCAACACCGGCGTGAACAAGCTCATCGCCACGCTCTCGCTCGACGGGGTGACCGAAGCGCAGGCGAGCACCTACAATCGCCTCACCAACAAGGAATACGAGCGCATCCGCGATTTCCTCGTGCTGCATTACAAGGTCACGCGGCGCGACGATTCCGAATTCTGGAACTATGTCCGCACGATGGACGTGCCCGATACGCTCACCGAGAAGATCGAGATCTTCAAGGCTAACGGGCAGGTCTTCCGGGAAGAGGACGAGCTTTTCACCACCACCAGTTGGGCGGCAGTCATGCTGGGGCAGGGCATCACGATGGACGGCACCAGCCCAATGGCGGCCGGGGTGATCGACGGCGTGGCGAAGGAGGTCGACGAGATGGAGCGCTCGATCAAGTGGCTGGTCCAGCAGATGCCGGGCCACGACCAGTATCTCCAGCGCTATTGCCCGACGACGGTGAAAGCCGCCTGA
- a CDS encoding flavin reductase family protein, which yields MFDPKAFRSALGSFATGVTIVTARDASGAPVGLTANSFNSVSLDPPMVLWSLSLHSGSLPVFRDAENWAVHVLAADQQAMSDRFATPAIDKFEGLSLGDGPEGAPLIEGCAARFGCRARFEYEGGDHAIFLGEVVDFDRREAEPLIYHGGQYGRIMRAPTGADLEREGLAEDTVAGLSLTDRGRDLLRALERVAKR from the coding sequence ATGTTCGATCCCAAGGCCTTTCGCAGCGCGCTCGGCAGTTTTGCCACCGGCGTGACCATCGTCACCGCGCGCGATGCCTCCGGCGCGCCCGTGGGGCTGACGGCGAACAGCTTCAACTCGGTCAGCCTCGACCCGCCGATGGTACTGTGGAGCCTTTCGCTTCATTCGGGCAGCCTGCCGGTATTCCGCGATGCGGAGAACTGGGCGGTCCATGTGCTGGCGGCCGACCAGCAGGCGATGTCCGACCGCTTCGCCACCCCTGCCATCGACAAGTTCGAAGGCCTCTCGCTCGGCGATGGCCCCGAAGGCGCGCCGCTGATCGAAGGCTGCGCCGCGCGTTTCGGCTGCCGGGCGCGGTTCGAATATGAGGGCGGGGACCACGCGATCTTCCTCGGCGAAGTGGTCGATTTTGACCGGCGCGAGGCCGAGCCCCTGATCTATCACGGCGGGCAATACGGCCGGATCATGCGCGCGCCCACCGGCGCGGATCTGGAACGCGAGGGGCTGGCCGAGGACACGGTCGCGGGCCTTTCCCTTACGGATCGCGGCCGCGACTTGCTGCGTGCGCTGGAACGGGTCGCGAAGCGCTAG
- a CDS encoding NAD(P)H-dependent flavin oxidoreductase translates to MKTRITEMFGIQHPIIQGGMHYVGFAEMAAAVSNAGGLGIITGLTQGTPEKLANEIARCKDMTDKPFGVNLTFLPTVNAPDYPGLVRTIIEGGVKIVETAGNNPAQVLPFFKDAGIKVIHKCTSVRHSLKAQSIGCDAVSVDGFECGGHPGEDDIPNMILLPRAADELEIPFVASGGMADGRSLVAALAMGADGMNMGTRFIATKEAPVHENVKAAIVAASELDTRLVMRPLRNTERVMTNDAVEELLKIEKEKGADLKFEDIIEQVAGVYPRIMTEGDMDAGAWSCGMVAGLINDIPTCQELIDNIMAEADAIITQRLAGFQAA, encoded by the coding sequence GTGAAGACCCGCATCACCGAAATGTTCGGTATCCAGCATCCGATCATCCAGGGCGGCATGCACTATGTCGGCTTTGCGGAAATGGCGGCGGCGGTCTCCAACGCAGGCGGCCTCGGCATCATCACCGGCCTGACGCAGGGCACGCCCGAAAAGCTCGCCAACGAGATCGCGCGCTGCAAGGACATGACCGACAAGCCCTTCGGCGTGAACCTTACCTTCCTGCCGACCGTGAACGCGCCCGACTATCCGGGCCTCGTGCGGACCATCATCGAAGGCGGGGTTAAGATCGTCGAGACGGCCGGCAACAACCCGGCGCAGGTCCTGCCCTTCTTCAAGGATGCGGGCATCAAGGTGATCCACAAGTGCACCAGCGTGCGCCACAGCCTGAAAGCCCAGTCGATCGGCTGCGATGCGGTTTCGGTCGACGGCTTCGAATGCGGCGGCCATCCGGGCGAGGACGATATTCCGAACATGATCCTGCTCCCGCGCGCGGCGGACGAGCTGGAAATTCCCTTCGTCGCCAGCGGCGGCATGGCCGACGGCCGCAGCCTTGTCGCCGCGCTCGCCATGGGAGCGGACGGCATGAATATGGGCACGCGCTTCATCGCCACCAAGGAAGCGCCGGTGCACGAAAACGTGAAGGCGGCCATCGTCGCGGCTAGCGAACTCGACACCCGCCTCGTCATGCGCCCGCTTCGGAATACCGAGCGTGTAATGACCAATGACGCGGTCGAGGAACTGCTCAAGATCGAGAAGGAAAAGGGTGCAGACCTCAAGTTCGAGGACATTATCGAACAGGTCGCTGGCGTCTATCCGCGGATCATGACCGAAGGCGACATGGACGCCGGTGCATGGTCCTGCGGCATGGTCGCCGGCCTCATCAACGACATTCCGACCTGCCAGGAGCTGATCGACAACATCATGGCCGAGGCGGACGCGATCATCACCCAGCGCCTCGCAGGGTTCCAAGCGGCATGA
- a CDS encoding SDR family NAD(P)-dependent oxidoreductase, with protein MTDPLDYSGKIVLVVGGTSGIGNGIAQGFRERGATVHVTGTRASAEDYPDSEMEGLAFHSLDVADREAVDAFGWPDTLDVVVLCQGIARYGREEFTREGWDAVMSVNLDSLLDCANAVRQKLADTGGSLLIVSSIGGYRGLVGNPAYGASKAGAISMVKSLGVAFAGDGIRVNGIAPGYVHTKINDAFLKDENTQKHIISETPRGRLGLPEDMAGVALFLASPLADYVVGQTISVDGGMSVGG; from the coding sequence ATGACCGACCCGCTCGACTATTCCGGTAAGATCGTCCTCGTCGTTGGCGGCACCAGCGGCATCGGCAACGGCATCGCGCAGGGTTTCCGCGAGCGCGGCGCGACGGTCCATGTGACCGGCACGCGCGCTTCGGCGGAGGACTATCCTGACAGCGAAATGGAGGGCCTCGCCTTCCATTCGCTCGATGTCGCGGACCGCGAGGCGGTGGACGCGTTCGGCTGGCCCGACACGCTCGATGTCGTCGTGCTGTGTCAGGGCATTGCGCGCTATGGGCGCGAGGAATTCACCCGCGAGGGATGGGATGCGGTGATGTCCGTAAACCTCGACAGCTTGCTCGATTGCGCCAACGCGGTTCGGCAGAAGCTGGCCGACACGGGCGGCTCGCTGCTGATCGTGAGCTCCATCGGCGGCTATCGCGGCCTCGTCGGCAATCCCGCCTATGGCGCGAGCAAGGCGGGCGCGATCAGTATGGTGAAATCGCTGGGCGTGGCCTTTGCAGGCGACGGCATCCGGGTGAACGGCATCGCGCCGGGTTATGTCCACACCAAGATCAACGACGCCTTCCTCAAGGACGAGAATACCCAGAAGCACATCATTTCCGAAACGCCGCGAGGACGGCTGGGTCTGCCCGAGGACATGGCGGGCGTGGCGCTGTTCCTCGCCTCGCCCCTGGCGGATTACGTGGTCGGACAGACGATCAGCGTCGATGGCGGGATGAGCGTGGGGGGCTGA
- a CDS encoding aldo/keto reductase has protein sequence MEYTNLGPSGLKVSRLCLGCMSYGDTTRGWHGDWVLGEEESRPFFREAVEAGINFFDTANMYSKGASEELVGKLLPEFTHRDEIVVATKAFLPWRNTPNAGGLSRKSLFQAIDDSLRRLDMDYVDLFQIHRWDETTPIEETMEALHDIVKAGKAGYIGASSMQAWQFAKAQEVARRRGWTTFISMQNHVNLLYREEEREMIPLCRDQGVSLIPWSPLARGRLARGWDEATVRSETDGFGKMLYTQNIEADRAVIEAVGTIAEERGVSRATVALGWHFAKGITAPIIGATKPGHIGAAVDAMTLDLTAKEVERLEKPYLPKMPVGVASTAPSFGPLTLRES, from the coding sequence ATGGAATACACCAACCTCGGACCCAGCGGCCTCAAGGTCTCGCGCCTGTGCCTCGGCTGCATGAGCTATGGCGACACGACCAGGGGCTGGCACGGCGACTGGGTGCTGGGTGAAGAGGAAAGCCGCCCCTTCTTCCGCGAGGCTGTGGAGGCGGGGATCAACTTCTTCGACACGGCCAACATGTATTCCAAGGGCGCGTCGGAAGAACTGGTCGGCAAGCTGCTGCCCGAGTTCACCCATCGCGACGAAATTGTCGTGGCGACCAAGGCTTTCCTGCCCTGGCGCAACACGCCCAACGCGGGCGGCCTTTCGCGCAAGAGCCTGTTTCAAGCTATCGACGACAGCCTGCGCCGTCTGGACATGGACTATGTCGACCTCTTCCAGATCCACCGCTGGGACGAGACCACGCCGATCGAAGAGACGATGGAAGCGCTGCACGACATCGTGAAGGCAGGCAAGGCGGGCTATATCGGCGCGTCCTCGATGCAGGCGTGGCAATTCGCCAAGGCGCAGGAGGTCGCGCGCCGCCGTGGGTGGACGACCTTCATCTCGATGCAGAACCATGTGAACCTGCTCTACCGCGAGGAAGAGCGCGAGATGATCCCGCTCTGCCGGGACCAGGGCGTCAGCCTCATCCCCTGGTCGCCGCTGGCGCGCGGACGCCTGGCGCGGGGCTGGGACGAGGCCACCGTGCGCAGCGAGACCGACGGCTTCGGCAAGATGCTCTACACGCAGAATATCGAGGCCGACCGCGCCGTGATCGAGGCGGTAGGCACGATTGCCGAGGAACGCGGCGTCTCGCGCGCCACCGTGGCGCTCGGCTGGCATTTCGCCAAGGGCATCACCGCGCCGATCATCGGGGCCACCAAGCCGGGGCACATCGGCGCCGCGGTCGATGCCATGACGCTCGACCTGACCGCAAAAGAGGTCGAGCGGCTGGAGAAACCATACCTGCCGAAAATGCCGGTCGGTGTTGCCTCGACCGCGCCTTCCTTCGGGCCCCTCACCCTGCGCGAAAGCTGA
- a CDS encoding response regulator transcription factor: MAVINILMTDPQVERYDNFDNGETAYVFDRLASNGPRRLLEGPVCVFVDWVLEDLSGLEMCRRLRADPRTADAHVTMVLESCDAEDKRRALAAGADDYMVGPVDRTGILDRVLALGGGRMAQVSNRPFQLGDLEIDMTALQARWQDTPIPLRPNEFRLLRFFAENADRVLGRSELIDGLGKQEPPIDERTVDVWIGRLRRALRQVGAGDPIRTVRSLGYVYDSH; this comes from the coding sequence GTGGCCGTCATCAATATTCTCATGACCGACCCGCAGGTCGAACGATACGACAATTTCGACAATGGCGAGACGGCCTATGTTTTCGACCGTCTCGCGTCGAATGGGCCGCGGCGGTTGCTCGAAGGCCCGGTATGCGTGTTCGTCGACTGGGTGCTGGAAGATCTCTCCGGCCTCGAAATGTGCCGTCGCCTGCGCGCCGACCCGCGCACCGCCGATGCCCATGTGACCATGGTGCTGGAAAGCTGCGATGCGGAAGACAAGCGCCGCGCGCTCGCCGCGGGCGCGGACGATTACATGGTTGGGCCGGTGGATCGCACCGGCATCCTCGACCGCGTCCTGGCGCTCGGCGGGGGACGCATGGCGCAGGTCAGCAACCGGCCGTTCCAGCTCGGCGATCTCGAGATCGACATGACCGCGCTGCAGGCACGCTGGCAGGACACACCCATCCCCTTGCGCCCCAACGAGTTTCGCCTGCTGCGCTTCTTCGCCGAGAACGCCGACCGCGTCCTTGGCCGGAGCGAGCTGATCGACGGGCTGGGCAAGCAGGAACCGCCGATCGATGAGCGAACCGTCGATGTCTGGATCGGCCGCCTGCGCCGCGCGCTGCGGCAGGTCGGGGCGGGCGATCCCATCCGCACAGTGCGCTCGCTCGGCTACGTTTACGACAGCCACTGA
- a CDS encoding TonB-dependent receptor domain-containing protein: MSSGKQLSALLLLSTALTFPAAALAQSTGAEGPPPTEEEVPDEELTQDVEDANDTVPGDIAEEEQAEPDISIPGGTIVVTGRRNRDVTRASPQVVTVLDTATIARTGEGDIAGALGRTTGLSQQGGLVYVRGLGDRYSLALLNGLPLPSPQPLSRVVPLDIFPTSVVASSLVQKTYSANFPGEFGGGVVNLTTRAIPTESFLTVSGSLSGDSETTFGPGYTYFGGDYDWTGFDQGRRDVENYGALQGFFDSGARINDEGVDTRAILQDINDPNLYLVQKIGDLPANFSAGLTAGTSFDVFSDGQFGIIATGSISNKWRNRLITKQTAVNEELELDTDFREFSTDNRMLVNAMLGFGLEIGEHKLRFTNLFIHDTLKRASLEEGTDFQDGDDALIQDTAWFERQLLNSQFVGEFEFGDLSVDLRGGYAQTKREAPFEWTFEYVRTNNPNDPFGDIYLNTLDPQRGGAVVSFSDLREDLWYGGIDVGYIFNDWLNATVGYAYTDTNRFSTRREFDIRASSGFPEGLGAFRPDNLLGDALIDLAFDRDAQIAGGIGPYEITIFETTQSDPAFAAALEIHAGYAKVNLRPTDRLSLDAGVRYESATQSVDAVEVFAEPLGSSSGTLIENDYWLPGGTLTWELTDALQFRASASKTIARPQFRELIFQTYFDPETNRQFNGNPRLVDSELTNYEARLEYYMGGGSRASVAGFYKDIENPIEVFTSFSDNEIISGFANAPQAQLYGAEAEVQYNFDLFDLGGWFDSQQLVAIANYTYTQSEISVGDGDFAQVFPFADQPASNFFDDGVPLTGQSDHLVNLQLGLEDLDRLSQFTLLVKYASERVTSRGAGPLPDIIEEPGFQLDFVVRQGFELAGTEVEMKFEARNLTGSDHEEFQTNGTNRIEINSYNVGRSFSLGASVKF, from the coding sequence ATGTCATCCGGCAAGCAGCTCTCCGCCCTGCTCCTGCTCTCCACCGCCCTGACCTTCCCCGCTGCCGCGCTTGCGCAGAGCACGGGTGCCGAAGGCCCGCCGCCGACTGAAGAGGAAGTTCCCGACGAGGAACTGACGCAGGATGTCGAGGATGCGAACGACACCGTCCCCGGCGATATCGCCGAGGAAGAACAGGCCGAACCCGATATTTCCATTCCCGGCGGCACCATCGTCGTCACCGGTCGCCGCAACCGCGATGTGACGCGCGCCTCGCCGCAGGTCGTCACCGTGCTCGACACGGCGACAATCGCGCGTACGGGCGAAGGCGACATTGCCGGCGCGCTCGGCCGCACTACCGGCCTTTCGCAGCAGGGCGGCCTCGTCTATGTCCGCGGCCTTGGCGATCGCTATTCGCTGGCGCTGCTCAACGGCCTACCGCTGCCCTCGCCGCAGCCGCTCAGCCGCGTGGTCCCGCTCGACATCTTCCCGACCAGCGTGGTCGCCTCGAGCCTCGTGCAGAAGACCTATTCGGCCAACTTCCCGGGCGAATTCGGCGGCGGCGTGGTAAACCTCACCACCCGCGCCATACCGACCGAAAGCTTCCTTACGGTGAGCGGCTCGCTCTCCGGCGACAGCGAAACCACCTTCGGCCCCGGCTACACCTATTTCGGCGGCGACTACGACTGGACCGGCTTCGACCAGGGCCGCCGCGATGTCGAAAACTACGGCGCCCTCCAGGGCTTCTTCGACAGCGGTGCGCGGATCAACGATGAAGGCGTCGACACGCGCGCCATCCTGCAGGACATCAACGATCCCAACCTCTACCTCGTCCAGAAGATCGGCGACCTGCCGGCCAATTTCTCCGCCGGCCTGACCGCAGGCACATCCTTCGATGTCTTCTCCGACGGGCAGTTCGGCATCATCGCCACCGGCTCGATCAGCAATAAGTGGCGCAACCGCCTCATCACCAAGCAGACGGCGGTGAATGAGGAGCTGGAACTCGACACCGACTTCCGCGAATTCTCGACCGACAACCGCATGCTTGTCAACGCCATGCTCGGCTTCGGCCTCGAAATCGGCGAGCACAAGCTGCGCTTCACCAACCTCTTCATCCACGACACGCTCAAGCGCGCCTCGCTGGAGGAAGGCACCGATTTCCAGGATGGCGATGATGCGCTGATCCAGGACACCGCGTGGTTCGAACGCCAGCTGCTCAACAGCCAGTTCGTCGGCGAGTTCGAATTCGGCGATCTGTCGGTCGATCTTCGCGGCGGCTACGCGCAGACCAAGCGCGAGGCGCCGTTCGAATGGACCTTCGAATATGTCCGCACGAACAATCCGAACGATCCCTTTGGCGATATCTACCTCAACACGCTCGATCCGCAGCGCGGCGGCGCGGTCGTTTCCTTCTCCGACCTCAGGGAAGACCTGTGGTACGGCGGGATCGACGTCGGCTACATTTTCAACGACTGGCTCAACGCCACGGTCGGCTACGCCTATACGGACACCAATCGCTTCTCGACCCGGCGCGAGTTCGACATCCGCGCAAGCTCCGGCTTCCCCGAGGGTCTCGGTGCTTTCCGTCCCGACAACCTTCTCGGCGATGCCCTGATCGATCTCGCTTTCGACCGTGACGCCCAGATCGCGGGCGGTATCGGGCCTTACGAAATCACCATCTTCGAAACGACCCAGTCCGACCCGGCATTTGCCGCGGCGCTGGAAATCCATGCCGGTTACGCCAAGGTGAACCTGCGCCCGACCGATCGCCTCTCGCTGGATGCCGGCGTGCGCTACGAAAGCGCCACGCAGTCGGTCGATGCGGTCGAAGTCTTTGCCGAACCCCTGGGGTCTAGCAGCGGCACGCTGATCGAGAACGACTACTGGCTGCCCGGCGGCACGCTGACTTGGGAGCTGACCGACGCCCTCCAGTTCCGCGCCAGCGCATCGAAGACGATCGCGCGCCCGCAGTTCCGCGAGCTGATCTTCCAGACCTATTTCGATCCGGAAACCAACCGTCAGTTCAACGGCAATCCGCGTCTCGTCGACAGCGAGCTGACCAATTACGAAGCGCGCCTCGAATATTACATGGGCGGCGGCAGCCGCGCGAGCGTGGCGGGCTTCTACAAGGACATCGAGAACCCGATCGAGGTCTTTACCAGCTTCTCCGACAACGAGATCATCAGCGGCTTCGCCAACGCACCGCAGGCCCAGCTCTATGGCGCCGAAGCCGAGGTGCAGTACAATTTCGACCTGTTCGATCTGGGCGGCTGGTTCGATAGCCAGCAGCTGGTGGCGATCGCGAACTACACCTACACCCAGTCCGAGATCAGCGTCGGCGACGGCGATTTCGCGCAGGTCTTCCCCTTCGCGGACCAGCCAGCCAGCAACTTCTTCGACGATGGCGTGCCGCTGACCGGCCAGTCCGACCATCTCGTGAACCTGCAACTGGGCCTCGAGGACCTCGACAGGCTGAGCCAGTTCACCCTGCTGGTGAAGTACGCCAGCGAGCGGGTGACCAGCCGCGGTGCGGGGCCGCTTCCGGACATCATCGAAGAACCGGGTTTCCAACTGGATTTCGTCGTCCGCCAGGGCTTCGAGCTTGCCGGGACCGAGGTCGAGATGAAGTTCGAGGCGCGCAACCTTACCGGCAGCGACCACGAGGAATTCCAGACCAACGGGACCAACCGGATCGAGATCAACAGCTACAACGTAGGCCGCAGCTTCAGCCTCGGCGCCTCGGTCAAGTTCTGA
- a CDS encoding lytic transglycosylase domain-containing protein, which translates to MIRAHLALVAGWSCIALTAFPAKADVLEIDADGARWKAGGQAAMAPAQAVELGAGEALAEVPAEIDVPENIVGDPADHAAAVPQAYKAKVAELAARYDLSPSLIEAMVWQESRWRHDAVSPAGAQGLAQLMPGTARDLGVDPRDPFANLEGGARYLRAQLDRFDGDLEKALAAYNAGPGRVERAGGIPRIRETQNYVASIMGRLADHSRE; encoded by the coding sequence ATGATTCGCGCACACTTGGCGCTTGTTGCAGGATGGTCCTGCATCGCGCTGACCGCCTTCCCGGCGAAGGCGGATGTCTTGGAGATCGACGCGGACGGCGCGCGCTGGAAAGCCGGCGGGCAGGCCGCGATGGCCCCTGCGCAGGCGGTCGAGCTTGGCGCGGGCGAAGCGCTTGCCGAAGTGCCGGCCGAGATCGACGTGCCCGAAAATATAGTGGGCGACCCGGCCGATCACGCAGCTGCGGTCCCGCAGGCTTACAAGGCGAAAGTCGCCGAACTCGCCGCGCGTTACGACCTCAGCCCTTCGCTGATTGAGGCGATGGTCTGGCAGGAAAGCCGCTGGCGGCATGACGCCGTATCGCCGGCGGGCGCGCAGGGCCTCGCCCAGCTGATGCCGGGAACCGCGCGCGACTTGGGTGTCGATCCGCGCGATCCCTTCGCCAACCTCGAAGGCGGGGCGCGCTACCTTCGCGCCCAGCTCGACCGGTTCGACGGCGACCTCGAAAAGGCGCTCGCCGCCTATAACGCCGGCCCGGGCCGGGTGGAACGCGCAGGAGGCATTCCGCGCATCCGCGAAACGCAGAATTACGTGGCCTCGATCATGGGCCGCCTTGCCGATCACTCACGGGAGTAG
- a CDS encoding TrbC/VirB2 family protein, with protein sequence MKSLIARLAVLAALLNPSAAFAQAVQQDPAGSGPVVNALAWLQGTLLGNVATAVAVMAVAAVGFMMLTGRLNWRFGATVIIGVFILFGAASIVAGIQQVAA encoded by the coding sequence TTGAAATCGCTTATCGCCAGGCTTGCGGTCCTCGCCGCGCTTCTCAACCCTTCGGCTGCCTTTGCGCAGGCCGTGCAGCAGGACCCGGCGGGCTCCGGCCCCGTGGTCAACGCGCTGGCCTGGCTGCAGGGCACGCTGCTCGGCAATGTCGCGACCGCAGTGGCCGTGATGGCGGTGGCTGCCGTCGGCTTCATGATGCTCACCGGTCGCCTCAACTGGCGTTTCGGAGCGACCGTGATCATCGGAGTTTTCATCCTCTTCGGTGCGGCCAGCATCGTCGCGGGCATCCAGCAGGTGGCCGCGTAA
- a CDS encoding type IV secretion system protein VirB3: MTALVRHPVHRALTRPQMFAGVTLNYFVINGVVTTEVFLITGSFWALLAALVMHGVGYFACLREPRIFDLWITKVSKCPRVANYKRWGCNSYAA; this comes from the coding sequence ATGACCGCGCTCGTCCGCCACCCCGTCCACAGAGCGCTCACCCGCCCGCAGATGTTTGCGGGCGTGACGCTCAACTATTTCGTGATCAACGGGGTCGTGACGACCGAAGTCTTCCTCATCACCGGCAGCTTCTGGGCGCTGCTCGCCGCGCTTGTCATGCACGGTGTCGGCTATTTCGCCTGCCTGCGCGAACCGCGCATTTTCGACCTCTGGATCACCAAGGTTTCGAAGTGCCCGCGCGTTGCAAACTACAAGCGCTGGGGGTGCAATTCCTATGCCGCGTAA